One segment of Prosthecodimorpha staleyi DNA contains the following:
- a CDS encoding DUF3108 domain-containing protein — protein sequence MQSSVKSTRAVLLYAVLVSSAIPSVPAFAADGEVAASYDITLGGFALAKGNLAVKVEKDAYTARVGYRTAGVGKVMSGARGEAKSTGTLRPDRPVPASYLLEGSGDKKDHHVAMGLAAGSVRDLDVEPPLKDDDERIPVTAAHRRDVLDPLSAILIPIARRDGAAGPEVCGRTLPIYDGWTRYDVRLSYKRTETVTKPGYSGPAVVCAARWIPVSGHKPDRAGTRFMAENRNLEMALAPVGDSGLMVPVRIAVETMSGLLVVQADRFQVIAGSHAAR from the coding sequence GTGCAGTCGTCCGTCAAGTCCACCCGTGCGGTCCTGCTTTACGCCGTGCTCGTCTCCTCCGCGATCCCGTCCGTACCGGCCTTCGCGGCCGACGGGGAGGTGGCGGCAAGCTACGACATCACGCTGGGCGGCTTCGCCCTCGCCAAGGGCAATCTGGCCGTCAAGGTCGAAAAGGATGCCTATACGGCCCGGGTCGGATACCGCACCGCCGGCGTCGGCAAGGTCATGTCCGGTGCCCGCGGCGAGGCCAAATCGACCGGCACGCTGCGCCCCGACCGTCCGGTTCCGGCGAGCTATCTGCTCGAAGGCTCCGGCGACAAGAAGGACCACCATGTCGCGATGGGGCTTGCCGCCGGGTCGGTCCGCGACCTCGATGTCGAACCGCCGCTGAAGGACGACGACGAGCGGATCCCGGTCACCGCCGCCCATCGCCGCGACGTGCTCGACCCGTTGAGCGCGATCCTGATCCCGATCGCCCGGCGCGACGGTGCGGCGGGGCCGGAGGTCTGCGGGCGGACCCTGCCGATCTATGACGGCTGGACCCGCTATGACGTGCGGCTCAGCTACAAGCGCACGGAAACCGTCACCAAGCCTGGCTATAGCGGTCCGGCCGTGGTCTGCGCGGCGCGCTGGATCCCCGTCTCCGGCCACAAGCCGGATCGCGCCGGAACCCGGTTCATGGCCGAGAACCGCAACCTCGAAATGGCACTCGCACCGGTCGGCGACAGCGGCCTGATGGTGCCGGTGCGCATCGCGGTCGAAACCATGAGCGGCCTGCTGGTCGTGCAGGCCGACCGTTTCCAGGTGATCGCCGGCAGCCACGCCGCGCGCTGA
- the rpmB gene encoding 50S ribosomal protein L28: MARRCELTAKGVQVGHNVSHANNKTKRRFLPNLVNVSLISEALGRTVHLRITAHALRSVEHRGGLDAFLAKADALDLSPRARLLKREIEAAAPASAA; encoded by the coding sequence ATGGCTCGGCGCTGCGAACTGACGGCCAAGGGTGTCCAGGTCGGACACAATGTCAGCCACGCCAACAACAAGACGAAGCGGCGCTTCCTGCCGAACCTCGTCAACGTGTCGCTGATCTCGGAGGCCCTCGGCCGCACCGTGCATCTGCGCATCACCGCGCATGCGCTGCGCTCGGTCGAGCACCGCGGCGGCCTCGACGCGTTCCTGGCCAAGGCCGACGCGCTCGACCTGTCGCCGCGCGCCCGCCTCCTGAAGCGTGAGATCGAGGCGGCCGCGCCCGCCTCGGCGGCGTGA
- a CDS encoding queuosine precursor transporter — MTLVVVASNVLVQYPVAFRVGPLDLAEILTWGAFTYPVAFLVTDLTNRWFGVATARNVVLAGFAVAIVLSAFLSTPRIALASASAYLVGQMADVLLFDRLRRVRAWWEAPLVASASGSVLDTLVFFTLAFAPALSGLLGAGDAFAAESAPAFGLLAVEVPRWMSWAAADFCVKMLFAALLLAPYRGLMNRMVPYPA, encoded by the coding sequence ATGACCCTGGTGGTCGTGGCGTCGAACGTGCTTGTGCAGTATCCGGTCGCGTTCAGGGTCGGACCGCTCGATCTCGCCGAAATCCTGACCTGGGGCGCCTTCACCTATCCGGTGGCGTTTCTGGTCACCGATCTGACCAATCGCTGGTTCGGCGTCGCCACGGCGCGCAACGTCGTGCTGGCCGGCTTTGCCGTTGCGATCGTGCTGTCGGCCTTCCTGTCGACGCCGCGCATCGCGCTGGCCTCCGCCAGCGCCTATCTGGTCGGTCAGATGGCCGACGTGCTCCTGTTCGACCGGTTGCGCCGCGTGCGCGCCTGGTGGGAGGCGCCGCTGGTCGCCTCCGCATCGGGCTCCGTGCTGGATACGCTGGTCTTCTTCACGCTCGCCTTCGCGCCCGCTCTGTCCGGTCTGCTCGGCGCCGGCGATGCCTTCGCGGCCGAATCGGCGCCGGCCTTCGGGCTGCTCGCCGTCGAGGTGCCGCGCTGGATGTCCTGGGCGGCCGCCGACTTCTGCGTGAAGATGCTGTTTGCGGCGCTCTTGCTGGCGCCCTATCGCGGGCTGATGAACCGCATGGTGCCCTATCCGGCCTGA
- a CDS encoding DUF3108 domain-containing protein yields the protein MVAVAAAVASGPAGAASEASVEATYYATLGGFSIASGNLTFMLGDSGEYRAALGAQVSGFAALIANRSAEASASGRAIPGSPSSRSYSMAINGGPIANEVNMTFSGGSVASVRATELRSSNPDARMPVTAAHKQGVIDPLAAFVVTMGNPKDVLTPKVCNRTLRVFDGRVRYDLRLVYGAKTDIQGQPGSYSGPAIICAVNYRPIAGFRPLTPEQEKYERNIEFSITFVPVGTTGVMLPYRVNIGTPAGLLVVSASRFEVKGTRLGSTGSQGETAAAAPEAVASGAPLLRNNDNR from the coding sequence TTGGTCGCTGTTGCGGCGGCCGTTGCGTCCGGTCCTGCAGGAGCGGCGAGCGAAGCCAGCGTCGAGGCGACCTACTACGCCACGCTCGGCGGCTTCTCGATCGCGTCCGGCAACCTCACCTTCATGCTTGGGGATTCCGGCGAGTACCGCGCGGCGCTCGGTGCCCAGGTCAGCGGCTTCGCGGCGCTGATCGCCAATCGCTCGGCCGAGGCCAGCGCCTCGGGACGCGCGATCCCCGGCAGCCCCTCGTCTCGCTCCTATTCGATGGCCATCAACGGCGGGCCGATCGCCAACGAGGTCAACATGACCTTCTCGGGCGGCTCGGTGGCGTCGGTCCGGGCGACGGAATTGCGTTCGTCCAATCCCGACGCGCGGATGCCTGTGACGGCGGCCCACAAGCAGGGCGTGATCGATCCGCTGGCGGCCTTCGTGGTCACCATGGGCAACCCCAAGGACGTGCTGACGCCGAAGGTCTGCAACCGCACCCTCCGGGTCTTCGACGGCCGCGTGCGGTACGATCTCAGGCTCGTCTATGGTGCCAAGACGGATATCCAGGGCCAGCCGGGATCCTATTCGGGTCCGGCGATCATCTGCGCGGTGAACTATCGCCCGATCGCCGGCTTCCGCCCGCTGACGCCCGAGCAGGAAAAATACGAGCGCAATATCGAGTTTTCGATCACCTTCGTGCCGGTCGGAACGACCGGCGTGATGCTGCCCTACCGGGTCAACATCGGCACGCCGGCCGGCCTGCTGGTGGTCAGTGCCTCGCGTTTCGAGGTCAAGGGCACGCGGCTGGGGAGCACCGGCAGCCAGGGCGAGACTGCCGCCGCCGCGCCGGAAGCCGTCGCCTCCGGAGCGCCTCTGCTGCGCAACAACGACAACCGCTGA
- a CDS encoding esterase-like activity of phytase family protein, producing the protein MIARFCRGSRGEHAAPGPGRAGAWPHAIAAGLVGLAALVALAGPLRADPSPPDGIFAPAVEIERLRSFDRAGKAGPRFGALEWLGGLVIRSPSPHFGGFSGIATADHGRDLLMISDVGFWLSARLESDVAGRPMGLSGIRMATVVEQGRRLLDKRDADAESLAVRPAPGGFEAIVGFETRHRILRFPFAVFPTGALTAVGERLNGIPGEIATLAYGKGLESLASAPPGSPIAGAIVAIAEGPRRNETDSLGWIIGGPKPGRFTVALSNDFMPTDAAFLPDGDLLVLERRFTVADSLGARIRRFAAAEIVPGARLEGRILFQADLSDEIDNMEGLAVDTAEDGSTILTLISDDNRSILQRTLLLRFRLLPE; encoded by the coding sequence ATGATCGCGCGGTTCTGCCGCGGCAGTCGCGGTGAGCATGCGGCGCCCGGACCCGGGCGCGCCGGGGCATGGCCGCATGCGATCGCGGCCGGTCTCGTCGGCCTTGCGGCGCTGGTCGCGCTGGCGGGTCCGCTGCGGGCCGATCCGTCTCCGCCGGACGGCATCTTCGCTCCCGCCGTCGAGATCGAGCGTCTCCGGAGCTTCGACCGTGCCGGCAAGGCCGGACCCCGATTCGGCGCCCTGGAATGGCTCGGCGGCCTGGTCATCCGAAGCCCGAGCCCGCATTTCGGCGGCTTCTCCGGCATTGCCACGGCGGACCACGGCCGCGATCTCCTGATGATCTCCGATGTCGGCTTCTGGCTGTCGGCGCGCCTCGAAAGCGATGTAGCCGGGCGGCCCATGGGGCTGTCCGGTATCCGCATGGCGACGGTGGTCGAGCAGGGCCGCCGGCTCCTGGACAAGCGCGATGCCGATGCCGAGAGCCTTGCCGTGCGCCCCGCGCCCGGCGGCTTCGAGGCCATCGTCGGCTTCGAGACCCGCCACCGCATCCTGCGGTTCCCCTTTGCGGTCTTCCCGACCGGGGCTCTCACCGCCGTCGGCGAGCGCCTCAACGGCATTCCCGGCGAAATCGCAACCCTCGCCTATGGCAAGGGTCTTGAAAGTCTGGCCTCTGCGCCGCCCGGTTCGCCGATCGCCGGCGCCATCGTGGCGATCGCCGAGGGGCCGCGGCGCAACGAGACCGACAGCCTCGGCTGGATCATCGGTGGCCCGAAGCCGGGCCGCTTCACGGTCGCGCTGTCGAACGATTTCATGCCGACCGATGCCGCCTTCCTGCCCGACGGCGACCTCCTGGTGCTCGAACGGCGCTTCACGGTCGCTGACAGCCTCGGCGCCCGCATCCGCCGCTTCGCCGCGGCCGAGATCGTGCCCGGGGCGCGACTGGAGGGCCGCATCCTGTTCCAGGCCGACCTTTCGGACGAGATCGACAACATGGAAGGCCTCGCGGTCGATACCGCAGAGGACGGCAGCACCATCCTGACCCTGATCTCCGACGACAACCGCTCGATCCTCCAGCGCACGCTGTTGCTGCGCTTCCGCCTCCTGCCGGAGTGA
- the cobT gene encoding cobaltochelatase subunit CobT — translation MAGPKDKQTPPTEPFKQAIAACMKAIAKTPEMEVAFASDRPVLAGIKARLPEPPRKMTLRDASILRGLGDSMALKLACHDVGVHRSMQPEGRNARAVFEAVEQARCEAIGSRRMAGVAQNLAAMLDDRYHRGNYEDITDRADAPLEDAVALMVRERLTGLKPPPSAAKIVELWRPWIEDKAGSALDKLEGTVENQKRFASSVRDLLASLDMGDELGAEPESDEDENEGDQGQENQDQNQGESDAQDETEETDSEAAEAAGEDEEGDSEASEAEAQDMAEDDAADADEAGEARRPEPPHSNRAPDFEYKVFTTKFDEIIHAEDLCDTAELERLRGHLDKQLAHLQGAVARLANRLQRRLLAQQNRSWQFDLEEGILDASRLVRVVIDPMHPLSFKKESDTDFRDTVVTLLIDNSGSMRGRPITVAATCADILARTLERCGVKVEILGFTTRAWKGGQAREAWLQAGKPATPGRLNDLRHIVYKSADAPWRRARRNLGLMMREGLLKENIDGEALTWAHSRLIGRPEARKILMMISDGAPVDDSTLSVNPGNYLERHLRQVIEEIETRSPVELIAIGIGHDVTRYYRRAVTIVDAEELAGAMTEQLAALFEDQPSASARGHGAPRRRAG, via the coding sequence ATGGCAGGCCCCAAGGACAAGCAGACGCCCCCGACCGAGCCCTTCAAGCAGGCCATCGCCGCCTGCATGAAAGCGATCGCCAAGACGCCGGAGATGGAGGTCGCCTTCGCCTCCGATCGCCCGGTGCTGGCGGGCATCAAGGCGCGCCTGCCGGAACCGCCGCGCAAGATGACCCTGCGCGATGCCTCAATCCTGCGCGGGCTCGGCGACTCCATGGCGCTCAAGCTCGCCTGCCATGATGTCGGCGTGCATCGCAGCATGCAGCCGGAAGGCCGCAATGCGCGCGCGGTGTTCGAGGCGGTCGAGCAGGCGCGCTGCGAGGCGATCGGCTCGCGGCGCATGGCCGGCGTCGCCCAGAATCTCGCCGCCATGCTCGACGACCGGTACCACCGCGGCAATTACGAGGACATCACCGACCGCGCCGACGCGCCGCTGGAAGATGCCGTCGCCTTGATGGTGCGCGAGCGGCTGACCGGGCTGAAGCCGCCGCCGAGCGCGGCCAAGATCGTCGAGCTGTGGCGTCCCTGGATCGAGGACAAGGCCGGCTCCGCGCTCGACAAGCTCGAAGGCACGGTCGAGAACCAGAAGCGCTTCGCCTCCTCGGTGCGCGACCTGCTCGCCTCGCTCGACATGGGCGACGAACTCGGCGCCGAGCCGGAGAGCGACGAGGACGAGAACGAGGGCGATCAGGGCCAGGAGAACCAGGATCAGAACCAGGGCGAGAGCGACGCCCAGGACGAGACCGAGGAGACCGATTCGGAAGCCGCCGAGGCCGCCGGCGAGGACGAGGAGGGTGACAGCGAGGCCTCCGAGGCCGAAGCCCAGGACATGGCCGAGGACGACGCCGCCGACGCCGACGAGGCCGGCGAGGCGCGCCGCCCGGAACCGCCGCATTCCAACCGGGCGCCCGACTTCGAGTACAAGGTCTTCACGACCAAGTTCGACGAGATCATCCATGCCGAGGATCTCTGCGATACCGCCGAACTGGAACGGCTGCGCGGGCATCTCGACAAGCAGCTCGCCCATCTCCAGGGCGCAGTCGCCCGGCTCGCCAACCGCCTGCAGCGGCGGCTGCTAGCGCAGCAGAACAGGTCCTGGCAGTTCGACCTGGAGGAAGGCATCCTCGACGCCTCCCGGCTCGTCCGCGTGGTGATCGACCCGATGCACCCGCTGTCCTTCAAGAAGGAGAGCGACACCGACTTCCGCGACACGGTGGTGACGCTGCTGATCGACAATTCCGGCTCGATGCGCGGCCGGCCGATCACGGTGGCGGCGACCTGCGCCGACATTCTGGCGCGCACGCTGGAACGCTGCGGCGTCAAGGTCGAGATCCTGGGCTTCACCACCCGCGCCTGGAAAGGCGGACAGGCGCGGGAAGCCTGGCTGCAGGCGGGCAAGCCGGCGACGCCCGGCCGGCTCAACGATCTCCGGCACATCGTCTACAAGTCGGCCGATGCCCCCTGGCGCCGCGCCCGGCGCAATCTCGGCCTGATGATGCGCGAGGGGCTGCTGAAGGAGAATATCGACGGCGAGGCGCTGACCTGGGCGCATTCCCGCCTGATCGGCCGCCCCGAGGCGCGCAAGATCCTGATGATGATCTCCGACGGCGCGCCGGTCGACGACAGCACCCTGTCGGTCAATCCCGGCAACTATCTGGAGCGGCACCTGCGCCAGGTGATCGAGGAGATCGAGACGCGCAGCCCGGTTGAACTGATCGCGATCGGCATCGGTCACGACGTGACCCGCTACTACCGGCGCGCCGTGACCATCGTCGACGCCGAGGAATTGGCCGGCGCCATGACCGAACAGCTTGCCGCGCTGTTCGAAGACCAGCCGTCCGCATCCGCCCGGGGCCATGGCGCGCCGCGACGACGCGCCGGATGA
- the cobS gene encoding cobaltochelatase subunit CobS: protein MTVLDKGPSFVPDMKISVRQVFGIDTDLEVPAYSEPSEHVPDFDPDYLFDRDTTLAILAGFAKNRRVMISGYHGTGKSTHIEQVAARLNWPCVRVNLDSHISRIDLIGKDAIVLRDGKQVTEFRDGILPWALQTNTALVFDEYDAGRPDVMFVIQRVLEVAGKLTLLDQSRVIRPHPWFRLFATANTIGLGDTSGLYHGTQQINQGQMDRWSIVVTLNYLPHDKEVDIVLAKAKHFHSDAGKDIVSKMVRVADMTRNAFMSGELSTVMSPRTVLTWAENADIFGDVGFAFRVTFLNKCDETERPKVAEFYQRCFGKDLPESALNVVLS from the coding sequence ATGACTGTGTTGGATAAGGGCCCGAGCTTCGTGCCCGACATGAAGATCTCGGTGCGGCAGGTTTTCGGCATCGATACCGATCTCGAAGTGCCAGCCTATTCGGAGCCGTCCGAACACGTTCCGGATTTCGATCCCGACTACCTGTTCGACCGCGACACGACGCTGGCGATCCTGGCCGGTTTCGCCAAGAACCGCCGCGTGATGATCTCGGGCTATCACGGCACCGGAAAATCGACCCATATCGAGCAGGTTGCCGCCCGGCTGAACTGGCCCTGCGTGCGCGTCAACCTGGACAGTCACATCAGCCGCATCGACCTGATCGGCAAGGACGCCATCGTCCTGCGCGACGGCAAGCAGGTGACCGAGTTCCGCGACGGCATCCTGCCTTGGGCGCTGCAGACCAACACCGCGCTGGTCTTCGACGAATATGACGCCGGCCGCCCGGACGTGATGTTCGTGATCCAGCGCGTGCTCGAGGTCGCCGGCAAGCTGACCCTGCTCGACCAGAGCCGGGTCATCCGCCCTCACCCGTGGTTCCGCCTGTTCGCGACCGCCAACACGATCGGCCTCGGCGACACGTCCGGCCTCTATCACGGCACGCAGCAGATCAACCAGGGCCAGATGGACCGCTGGTCGATCGTCGTGACGCTGAACTACCTGCCGCACGACAAGGAAGTCGACATCGTGCTGGCCAAGGCCAAGCACTTCCACTCCGACGCCGGCAAGGACATCGTCTCCAAGATGGTCCGCGTCGCCGACATGACCCGCAACGCCTTCATGTCGGGCGAACTGTCCACCGTGATGAGCCCGCGCACCGTGCTGACCTGGGCCGAGAATGCCGACATCTTCGGCGATGTCGGCTTCGCCTTCCGGGTCACCTTCCTGAACAAGTGCGACGAGACCGAACGGCCGAAGGTGGCCGAGTTCTACCAGCGCTGCTTCGGCAAGGACCTGCCGGAATCGGCCTTGAACGTGGTCCTGAGCTGA
- a CDS encoding J domain-containing protein, with product MKFESKIFDRIRIKPDEVRIQRDAHPPCEWGGCAEAGTHPAPKGRDREGEYYHFCIDHVRLYNKSYNYFSGMKDEAVADYQKDAQTGHRPTWTMGVNSHAGRRPSEPGDAPPRYDDRFFLFRRRARFSATAAEEPPKPEPRRKLKNLERRSLDVLNLAETASPADIKARFKELVKRHHPDANGGDRSSEGRLQEIIEAYNYLKTTGLC from the coding sequence ATGAAGTTCGAATCCAAGATTTTCGATCGCATCCGCATCAAGCCCGACGAAGTGCGGATCCAGCGCGACGCGCATCCGCCCTGCGAATGGGGCGGGTGCGCTGAGGCGGGAACTCACCCGGCGCCGAAGGGGCGTGACCGGGAGGGCGAATATTACCATTTCTGCATAGACCACGTCCGGCTGTACAATAAATCCTACAACTACTTCTCGGGGATGAAGGACGAGGCCGTCGCCGACTACCAGAAGGACGCCCAGACCGGCCACCGGCCGACCTGGACGATGGGGGTCAATTCCCATGCCGGTCGCCGTCCGAGCGAGCCGGGCGACGCGCCGCCGCGCTACGACGACCGCTTCTTCCTGTTCCGCCGCCGGGCGCGCTTCTCCGCGACCGCCGCCGAGGAGCCGCCGAAGCCGGAGCCGCGCCGCAAGCTCAAGAACCTGGAGCGCCGCTCGCTCGACGTGCTCAATCTCGCCGAGACGGCCAGCCCGGCCGACATCAAGGCGCGCTTCAAGGAATTGGTGAAGCGCCACCACCCGGATGCCAATGGCGGCGATCGATCCTCCGAGGGACGACTGCAGGAAATCATCGAGGCCTACAACTACCTCAAGACGACGGGGCTGTGCTGA
- a CDS encoding BolA family protein: protein MTKLTAAFAPAALDVIDESAQHHGHGGWREGGETHFRVRIAASALAGLSRVEQHRRINAVLAAELAERVHALAIEATAA from the coding sequence GTGACGAAACTGACCGCAGCCTTTGCACCGGCTGCGCTCGATGTGATCGACGAGAGCGCGCAGCATCACGGCCACGGCGGCTGGCGGGAGGGCGGCGAGACCCATTTCCGGGTCCGGATCGCCGCCAGTGCCCTGGCCGGGCTCAGCCGGGTCGAGCAGCATCGCCGCATCAATGCGGTGCTGGCGGCCGAATTGGCGGAACGGGTTCATGCGCTCGCCATCGAGGCAACGGCGGCCTGA
- a CDS encoding glycoside hydrolase family 15 protein encodes MGDMKDRNSTVNLSPIGNCATAALIDHEARIVWWCYPYLDGDPVFCRLLMDEQEDGFMDIVLDRFQRAEQRYRPNSAVLETTLWASDGSGIRVIDFAPRFIQHERSYRPPMLIRRIEPICGYPRLQVRIRPRFSWGAASPRKVMGSNHIRYVGDSETLRVTTNAPVAYVAREAAFVVTQPIVFVLGADEIFPADLEETSNRFEERTRSYWFQWCRNLSIPLEWQDAVLRSAITLKLSAYEETGAVVAAMTTSIPEAPHTERNWDYRACWLRDAFFVVRALNLLGATRTMEGFLGYMRNAFALSQDGWLKPVYGLVPSDDLDEVIVAALPGYRGMGPVRRGNAAHVQRQNDVFGAAIMANTQWFHDQRLPAIDKSALFQELERMGEKAVAVALEPDAGIWEYRGRARVHTHSALMCWASADRLRRIALTLRAEDRAAYWSGHADRIRTWIEERTWNAELGAFVESEGSQTLDASVLLMADLGFLPPTDPRFVSTVEAIGAGLMRGKYLLRYNHPDDFGEPETAFIVCTFWYVLALHAIGRTDDARAIFIDLLSRRNAAGLFSEDLDPATGELWGNYPQTYSLVGTILCAVALSRPWSEIA; translated from the coding sequence ATGGGTGACATGAAAGACAGAAATTCTACCGTTAATCTATCACCGATCGGAAACTGCGCCACGGCAGCCCTGATCGACCATGAGGCTCGGATCGTCTGGTGGTGCTATCCCTATCTCGATGGAGACCCTGTCTTTTGCCGCCTGCTCATGGACGAGCAGGAGGACGGGTTCATGGACATCGTGCTCGACCGGTTCCAACGGGCGGAGCAGCGCTATCGGCCCAACTCCGCGGTACTGGAGACAACGCTTTGGGCGTCCGATGGTTCCGGCATCCGGGTGATCGATTTCGCGCCACGCTTCATCCAGCACGAGCGCTCCTATCGGCCGCCGATGCTGATCCGCCGGATCGAGCCGATCTGCGGCTATCCGCGCCTGCAGGTCCGCATCCGACCGCGCTTTTCCTGGGGTGCAGCGTCGCCCCGCAAGGTGATGGGCTCCAACCACATCCGCTATGTCGGCGACAGCGAGACGCTGCGCGTCACCACCAATGCGCCGGTCGCCTATGTGGCGCGCGAGGCGGCCTTCGTGGTGACCCAGCCGATCGTGTTCGTGCTCGGTGCCGACGAGATCTTTCCCGCCGATCTGGAAGAGACCTCCAACCGCTTCGAGGAGCGCACGCGTAGCTACTGGTTTCAGTGGTGCCGCAACCTGTCCATCCCGCTCGAGTGGCAGGATGCGGTGCTGCGCTCCGCCATCACCTTGAAGCTCTCCGCCTATGAGGAGACCGGCGCCGTCGTTGCCGCCATGACCACGTCGATCCCGGAAGCGCCCCATACCGAGCGCAATTGGGACTACCGAGCCTGCTGGCTGCGCGACGCCTTCTTCGTCGTGCGCGCGCTCAACCTTCTCGGCGCCACCCGGACGATGGAGGGCTTTCTCGGCTATATGCGCAATGCCTTCGCGCTGTCGCAGGACGGCTGGCTGAAGCCGGTCTACGGCCTCGTCCCGTCCGACGATCTCGACGAGGTGATCGTCGCCGCCCTGCCCGGCTATCGGGGCATGGGGCCGGTCCGGCGCGGCAATGCCGCCCATGTCCAGCGGCAGAACGACGTGTTCGGGGCCGCCATCATGGCCAACACGCAATGGTTCCACGATCAGCGCCTGCCCGCCATCGACAAGAGCGCCCTATTCCAGGAACTCGAGCGGATGGGCGAGAAGGCCGTCGCGGTGGCGCTGGAGCCGGATGCGGGCATCTGGGAATATCGCGGCCGGGCCCGGGTCCACACCCATTCGGCGCTGATGTGCTGGGCCTCGGCCGACCGGCTGCGCCGGATCGCGCTGACGCTGCGCGCCGAGGACCGGGCCGCCTATTGGAGCGGCCATGCCGACCGCATCCGCACCTGGATCGAAGAGCGGACCTGGAACGCCGAGCTCGGCGCCTTCGTCGAGAGCGAAGGCTCGCAGACCCTCGACGCCAGCGTCCTGCTGATGGCCGATCTCGGCTTCCTGCCGCCGACCGATCCGCGCTTCGTCTCGACCGTCGAGGCGATCGGTGCCGGGCTGATGCGCGGCAAGTACCTGCTCCGCTACAACCATCCCGACGATTTCGGCGAGCCGGAGACCGCCTTCATCGTCTGCACCTTCTGGTACGTCCTCGCCTTGCATGCGATCGGTCGCACCGACGATGCCCGCGCCATCTTCATCGATCTCCTGTCGCGCCGGAACGCCGCCGGCCTGTTCTCCGAGGACCTGGATCCGGCGACGGGCGAATTGTGGGGCAACTATCCGCAGACCTATTCGCTGGTCGGCACGATCCTGTGCGCCGTCGCCCTGTCGCGGCCATGGAGCGAAATCGCCTGA